In Danaus plexippus chromosome 17, MEX_DaPlex, whole genome shotgun sequence, one DNA window encodes the following:
- the LOC116775648 gene encoding uncharacterized protein LOC116775648, whose protein sequence is MAETYISVKTKTAVLVLLFMALVIKESNARPPWLSPDSGVFTESAECHTDDELLDLCQRCAKLTKSKLAYPACCSTDLMARKWCSDYVYFGRGQYDFYLI, encoded by the exons ATGGCTGAGACGTATATATCCGTG AAGACCAAAACAGCGGTTCTAGTGCTGTTATTTATGGCGTTGGTGATCAAGGAATCGAACGCGCGGCCTCCGTGGCTGTCTCCAGACAGCGGGGTGTTCACCGAGTCCGCGGAATGTCATACGGAT GACGAACTTCTGGATCTGTGTCAGCGCTGCGCGAAACTCACAAAATCCAAACTGGCCTACCCAGCTTGCTGCTCAACCGATCTCATGGCCAGGAAGTGGTGCTCAGACTACGTCTACTTCGGCAGAGGACAGTACGACTTCTATCTCATTTGA